A genomic segment from Anaerobaca lacustris encodes:
- a CDS encoding transcription antitermination factor NusB, with product MSKPTSKSARLVAAEVLRRFDSQRVHAGPILERLSAQTEERQRATDLVYGTIRNLGAIDSVIERFSGRPVARIDQALRAVIRVGVYELVYSPHTPVHSIVNEAVNSARQAGGRKQTGFVNAVLRGILRHIVTRDAEPCESDAVRTLLRSPGAGCRFDVDLLPDPKANAAAHLSACFSMPRWLVDEWVAQFGAERARHICLASTRRPSIYIRVNTLRTDAAQLLGRLHDAGVRAEVAPPDEAGMLRLIGPQAIAQLPGFAEGWFTVQDLAASRVVRALDPQPGWAILDLCAAPGTKTTQLAERTHDAARIVATDVNAERLTKVAENVSRLGSDSVTVVPFAEIERGRGGPFDAVLLDVPCSNTGVLARRIEVRHRVTRDAVAELAGIQRALLVKAAALLKDDGRICYSTCSIQEAENGRLVRQFLATDTRFALAREELTLPSAEGFDRDGAYVAILQRK from the coding sequence ATGTCCAAGCCCACGTCCAAGTCGGCGCGTCTCGTTGCCGCCGAAGTCCTCCGCCGATTCGACTCGCAACGCGTCCACGCCGGCCCGATCCTCGAACGCCTGTCGGCCCAGACCGAAGAGAGACAGCGCGCCACCGATCTCGTCTACGGAACGATCCGGAATCTCGGCGCGATCGACAGCGTCATCGAACGTTTCTCCGGCCGCCCGGTCGCGCGCATCGACCAGGCACTGCGGGCCGTGATCCGGGTGGGCGTCTACGAACTCGTGTACAGCCCGCACACGCCCGTGCATTCCATTGTCAATGAGGCCGTCAATTCGGCCAGACAGGCCGGCGGGAGAAAGCAGACGGGATTCGTCAACGCGGTGCTACGCGGCATCCTCCGCCACATCGTCACGCGCGACGCGGAGCCGTGTGAATCCGACGCCGTGCGGACGCTCCTTCGCTCGCCCGGCGCCGGGTGCCGATTCGACGTGGATCTCCTGCCCGATCCAAAGGCAAACGCTGCGGCGCATCTGAGCGCATGCTTCTCGATGCCCCGCTGGCTCGTGGATGAGTGGGTCGCGCAGTTCGGCGCCGAACGCGCCCGGCACATCTGCCTTGCTTCCACTCGGAGGCCCAGCATCTACATTCGCGTCAACACCCTCAGGACCGATGCAGCCCAGTTGCTGGGGCGGCTGCACGATGCGGGTGTCCGGGCCGAGGTCGCCCCGCCCGACGAGGCGGGCATGCTCCGCCTGATCGGACCCCAGGCGATCGCGCAACTGCCGGGCTTTGCCGAGGGGTGGTTCACCGTGCAGGACCTTGCCGCCTCCAGGGTCGTTCGCGCGCTGGACCCTCAGCCAGGCTGGGCGATTCTCGATCTATGTGCAGCGCCTGGAACCAAGACGACGCAACTGGCCGAACGAACGCACGATGCGGCCCGCATCGTGGCGACCGACGTCAATGCCGAGCGTCTGACGAAGGTCGCCGAAAACGTCTCAAGGCTTGGCTCTGACAGCGTAACCGTCGTCCCCTTTGCGGAGATCGAACGCGGACGCGGCGGCCCGTTCGACGCGGTCCTGCTCGACGTGCCCTGCTCGAACACGGGCGTGCTCGCCCGGCGGATCGAAGTCCGGCACAGAGTCACCCGCGACGCGGTCGCGGAACTGGCCGGGATACAACGCGCCCTGCTGGTGAAGGCTGCCGCCCTGCTCAAAGACGACGGAAGGATCTGCTACAGTACGTGCAGCATCCAGGAAGCGGAAAACGGCCGGCTGGTCAGACAGTTCCTCGCAACCGATACGCGCTTTGCACTGGCGCGTGAGGAGCTGACGCTGCCGTCGGCCGAGGGGTTCGACCGCGACGGCGCTTACGTTGCGATTCTGCAGCGCAAGTGA
- a CDS encoding ParB/RepB/Spo0J family partition protein: MTNGKGEKPRHLGRGLQSLLGPLAGFDVPDTAGVDETQAAHSFPPDEERDASLRELPLDAIGPNPYQARTVWNEEDLLELTESIRANGIIQPIVVRPFQGRYQIIAGERRFRAAQMAGLAALPALVREVGEEQLFEWSLVENIHRRDLNAIERAKAYQRYLNAFSLTQAEAAERLGEDRSVIANHVRLLDLPEDLRGMLVDGRLSMGHARAILGLPTDELRRKLANRAMAGRLSVRDVERLVRKHVADSGGQKAGARAKPTHILDLEDRLKRQLGTRVAIQTARNGQRGRIVIEFDSIDDFGRIAETLGLGCTEEV; this comes from the coding sequence ATGACGAACGGAAAAGGCGAGAAACCTCGACATCTCGGCAGGGGCCTTCAATCCCTGCTTGGCCCTCTGGCGGGCTTCGATGTTCCCGATACGGCTGGCGTCGACGAGACGCAGGCGGCACACAGCTTCCCGCCGGACGAGGAACGCGATGCCTCGCTCCGGGAACTGCCCCTCGATGCCATCGGGCCGAATCCTTACCAGGCGAGAACCGTTTGGAATGAGGAGGATCTGCTCGAACTGACGGAGTCGATCCGCGCCAACGGTATCATTCAGCCGATTGTGGTCCGTCCGTTTCAGGGCCGCTACCAGATCATCGCAGGCGAGCGCCGCTTTCGGGCGGCGCAAATGGCTGGCTTGGCGGCTCTGCCGGCCTTGGTCCGCGAGGTTGGCGAGGAGCAACTCTTCGAATGGTCGCTCGTGGAGAATATCCACAGGCGCGACCTCAATGCGATCGAGCGGGCGAAGGCGTATCAGCGGTACCTCAATGCGTTTTCCCTGACCCAGGCCGAGGCGGCGGAGCGGCTGGGCGAAGACAGGTCTGTGATCGCTAACCACGTGCGATTGCTTGACTTACCTGAGGATCTGAGGGGTATGCTCGTGGATGGAAGGCTGTCGATGGGCCACGCCAGAGCGATCCTCGGGCTTCCTACGGATGAGCTGAGGCGTAAACTTGCGAACCGGGCGATGGCCGGGCGGCTGAGCGTGCGCGATGTGGAGCGGCTTGTTCGCAAGCACGTTGCCGATTCCGGGGGGCAGAAGGCCGGGGCCCGCGCGAAACCGACGCATATCCTCGATCTCGAGGACAGGCTCAAACGGCAGCTTGGGACCCGCGTCGCCATTCAGACCGCCCGCAACGGTCAGCGGGGGAGAATCGTCATCGAGTTCGATTCAATTGACGATTTCGGACGGATCGCGGAGACGCTCGGCCTGGGCTGCACGGAAGAGGTATAG
- a CDS encoding diacylglycerol kinase family protein yields the protein MRHLSLGLDDPRPLTLSARIESFRCAARGVRLMLRSQHNAWLHAVASCGVLIVGGLCVLSGAEWCWIVLAIMSVWTAEALNTALEFLADVASPEFHPLVGYAKDVAAGGVLISALGSAIIGILVLGPHILAML from the coding sequence ATGCGTCACCTCTCGTTGGGCCTTGATGACCCCCGGCCCCTGACTCTGTCTGCACGCATCGAAAGCTTTCGCTGTGCAGCGCGGGGTGTTCGGTTGATGTTGCGGTCACAGCACAACGCCTGGCTGCATGCCGTGGCATCCTGCGGCGTTCTCATCGTGGGTGGCTTGTGCGTGCTCAGCGGGGCCGAGTGGTGCTGGATCGTGCTGGCAATCATGTCCGTCTGGACGGCCGAGGCGCTGAACACCGCCCTCGAGTTTCTCGCGGATGTGGCCTCACCGGAGTTTCACCCGCTTGTCGGGTACGCCAAGGACGTGGCGGCGGGGGGGGTCCTCATTTCTGCCCTTGGCTCGGCGATCATCGGAATCCTTGTTCTTGGACCCCACATCCTCGCCATGCTCTGA
- a CDS encoding co-chaperone GroES: MAKNEASEPQPFETVEPIGKRVLIRKDEDKKETKGGIRLPDNIEIPTITGRIVAVSAEVETMPEIPLARYDKVLFNPKGAIPVDFEGDNRLFVVEVENVVAVFRKA, encoded by the coding sequence ATGGCCAAGAACGAAGCCTCGGAGCCGCAGCCCTTCGAGACGGTCGAACCGATCGGCAAGCGCGTTCTCATCCGCAAGGACGAGGACAAGAAGGAAACCAAAGGCGGCATCCGGCTGCCCGACAACATCGAGATCCCGACAATCACGGGACGGATTGTCGCCGTCTCGGCCGAGGTCGAGACCATGCCCGAGATCCCCCTGGCCCGATACGACAAGGTCCTCTTCAACCCGAAGGGAGCCATCCCGGTCGATTTCGAGGGGGACAACCGCCTGTTCGTGGTCGAGGTCGAGAACGTGGTCGCTGTGTTTCGAAAGGCGTGA
- the topA gene encoding type I DNA topoisomerase, with protein sequence MTKSNARKSLVIVESPAKAKTINRYLGPDFEVKASMGHVRDLPSKGLNVDIENNFEPTYDIMPGKKRVVTALKAAAKNCDTLYLATDLDREGEAIAWHLGEILGFPKERTYRVIFNAITKSAIQEAFAEPGRVDSDKVMAQQARRILDRIVGYQISPLLWKKVTRGLSAGRVQSVAVKMIVEKEREIRGFKAEEYWLIPAVFTTDLSGDYHQQWLDFVAPNAKDGKGPSVEEQGNWLAAHQAFKAELHKIGDQRFKATCEEEARKVFDDLQHAEFRIADIETKESVSRPSPPFITSTLQQAAANRLGFSAKRTMSIAQQLYEGIDLGSMGSLGLITYMRTDSTHLSNEALGEVRQYIEGRFGAAYLPEKANIYASKKSAQQAHEAVRPTDVDLAPDQIKEFLSNEQYRLYDLIWRRFVACQMLPARWNVTTLNITAPTSLGAAAYKASGRVLVFDGYSKVWPTNSNEQQLPDVGVGRQLAVVDIKPEQHFTKPPARYTEASLIKALEKEGIGRPSTYAPIISTIQERGYVEQRDKKFHATDLGEVVTGKLSEYFPRVMDIAFTRHMEEQLDKIEEQHLGWQGVLGDFYGPFKENLETAQEQMTHAKAESTPSEYTCPDCGKPLVYRFGKNGRFLSCSVYPDCKFACPCDKEGKMLQEEVTEHKCPKCGKPMIRKNGRYGAFLGCSDYPECKTTLRLDKEGNALPPKPEAEPSGVKCHKCKQGELVIRQSKRGPFLGCNRFPRCRTIVGIKQLDHLKELQAAGQWPPDRLEKADELLGRTKERKTAGAKK encoded by the coding sequence ATGACGAAATCAAACGCACGAAAATCGCTGGTCATCGTCGAGTCGCCGGCCAAGGCCAAGACGATCAACCGCTACCTCGGGCCGGACTTTGAAGTCAAAGCCTCGATGGGGCACGTCCGCGATCTGCCGTCCAAGGGCCTCAACGTGGACATCGAGAACAATTTCGAGCCCACGTACGACATCATGCCCGGCAAGAAGCGTGTGGTCACCGCGCTGAAGGCGGCGGCCAAGAACTGCGACACCCTCTATCTGGCAACCGACCTTGACCGCGAGGGGGAGGCCATCGCCTGGCACCTGGGCGAAATCCTGGGCTTTCCGAAGGAACGAACCTACAGGGTGATCTTCAACGCGATCACGAAATCGGCGATCCAGGAGGCTTTTGCCGAGCCGGGTCGGGTCGACTCGGACAAAGTGATGGCCCAGCAGGCTCGCCGCATCCTCGATCGCATCGTGGGCTATCAGATCAGCCCGCTGCTGTGGAAGAAGGTCACGCGAGGCCTTTCCGCGGGCCGCGTCCAATCCGTTGCCGTCAAGATGATCGTCGAAAAGGAGCGCGAAATCCGCGGTTTCAAGGCCGAGGAATACTGGCTGATCCCGGCCGTCTTCACCACCGACCTGTCCGGCGATTATCACCAGCAATGGCTCGATTTCGTCGCCCCGAACGCCAAGGACGGCAAGGGTCCCAGCGTTGAAGAGCAGGGCAACTGGCTGGCCGCGCACCAGGCCTTCAAGGCCGAGCTTCACAAGATCGGCGACCAGAGGTTCAAGGCGACCTGCGAGGAGGAGGCCCGAAAGGTCTTCGACGACCTCCAGCACGCCGAGTTTCGGATCGCCGACATCGAGACGAAAGAGTCGGTCTCCCGGCCGTCACCGCCGTTCATCACCTCGACGCTCCAACAGGCAGCCGCCAATCGTCTTGGGTTCAGCGCGAAACGGACCATGTCGATTGCCCAGCAGCTCTACGAGGGCATCGACCTCGGCTCGATGGGCTCGCTCGGTCTGATCACCTACATGAGAACCGACAGCACGCACCTGTCCAACGAGGCGCTGGGTGAGGTGCGCCAGTACATCGAGGGCCGGTTTGGCGCTGCATACCTGCCGGAGAAGGCCAACATCTATGCCTCGAAGAAATCGGCTCAGCAGGCCCACGAGGCGGTCCGGCCGACGGATGTCGATCTGGCCCCGGACCAGATCAAGGAGTTTCTCAGCAACGAGCAGTACCGCCTTTACGATCTGATCTGGCGCCGTTTCGTGGCCTGCCAGATGCTGCCGGCCCGGTGGAACGTCACGACGCTCAACATTACGGCGCCCACGTCGCTGGGCGCCGCCGCGTACAAGGCCAGCGGTCGCGTCCTGGTCTTCGACGGCTACAGCAAGGTCTGGCCGACGAACTCGAACGAGCAACAGTTGCCCGACGTCGGGGTGGGTCGGCAGCTCGCGGTCGTGGACATCAAACCCGAACAGCATTTTACCAAGCCGCCGGCGCGGTACACCGAGGCCTCGCTCATCAAGGCGCTCGAGAAGGAAGGCATCGGCCGCCCGAGTACGTATGCCCCGATCATCAGCACGATCCAGGAGCGCGGGTACGTCGAGCAGAGGGACAAGAAGTTCCACGCGACCGATCTCGGAGAGGTCGTCACCGGCAAGCTCAGCGAGTACTTCCCCAGGGTCATGGACATCGCCTTCACCCGGCACATGGAGGAGCAGCTCGACAAGATCGAGGAGCAGCACCTTGGCTGGCAGGGCGTGCTCGGCGATTTTTATGGGCCCTTCAAAGAGAACCTCGAAACGGCCCAGGAGCAGATGACGCATGCCAAAGCCGAATCGACGCCCAGCGAGTACACCTGCCCGGACTGCGGCAAGCCGCTGGTCTACCGATTCGGCAAGAACGGCCGGTTTCTGAGTTGCTCGGTGTATCCCGACTGCAAGTTCGCCTGTCCGTGCGACAAAGAGGGCAAGATGTTGCAAGAGGAAGTGACCGAGCATAAGTGCCCGAAGTGCGGCAAACCGATGATCCGCAAGAACGGCCGCTACGGCGCTTTTCTCGGGTGCAGCGACTATCCGGAATGCAAGACGACGTTGCGGCTCGACAAGGAAGGCAATGCGCTTCCGCCCAAGCCTGAAGCCGAGCCGTCCGGCGTCAAGTGCCACAAGTGCAAGCAGGGCGAACTGGTGATTCGCCAGAGCAAGCGGGGCCCGTTCCTCGGCTGCAATCGTTTCCCTCGGTGCCGGACGATCGTCGGCATCAAGCAGCTCGACCATTTGAAGGAACTCCAGGCGGCAGGGCAGTGGCCGCCGGACAGGCTTGAGAAGGCCGATGAGCTGCTGGGCAGGACGAAAGAACGCAAGACGGCCGGCGCCAAGAAGTAG
- the def gene encoding peptide deformylase — MIDVDKCRITRYPEAVLGQPAKPVEKIDETIRRLVEKMTDIMIENKGMGLAAPQAGVGLRLFIVSMDGSREQVRAYVNPTVTPAGDLDEAGEGCLSVPGIYPKIRRHKRATVTATDLDGREFTEEAEGLYARCLQHESDHLDGMTILNRMGAAAKIANRRQIKKLTDKHEGK, encoded by the coding sequence ATGATCGATGTTGACAAGTGCAGAATCACGCGGTACCCGGAGGCGGTTCTGGGGCAACCGGCCAAGCCGGTGGAGAAGATCGACGAGACGATCCGGCGGCTGGTCGAGAAGATGACCGACATCATGATCGAGAACAAGGGGATGGGCCTGGCGGCGCCACAGGCGGGCGTCGGACTTCGGCTGTTCATCGTCTCGATGGACGGCTCGCGCGAGCAGGTTCGGGCCTATGTCAATCCCACGGTGACGCCCGCGGGCGATCTGGACGAGGCGGGGGAAGGGTGTCTCTCGGTGCCGGGGATCTACCCGAAGATCCGACGCCATAAGAGGGCCACCGTGACCGCCACCGATCTCGACGGCCGTGAGTTCACCGAGGAGGCCGAAGGATTGTACGCCCGGTGTTTGCAGCATGAAAGCGACCACCTCGATGGGATGACGATCCTCAACCGCATGGGCGCGGCCGCGAAGATCGCGAATCGCCGACAGATCAAGAAGCTGACCGACAAGCACGAAGGGAAATGA
- the fmt gene encoding methionyl-tRNA formyltransferase: protein MKIVYLGSGEFGIPCLDALKASRHEIALVVSQPAQPAGRGRRCCPTPVSHWAESRAEPFIETANANAPDIVERIADTRPDALVAIAFGQKIGPELLALPPKGAVNVHASLLPKYRGAAPINWAIIRGEKETGLSIITLADRMDAGDILAQLATDIGVHETAGELHDRLARMAPPLLIETLDQIEAGAATYAKQDEFHASKAPKLKKADGRMDFSQPAYILADKIRGFWPWPGAYSHYVNARTDKTLRVTFALADVLWGAASPSSVPGTFDEDLNVICGDGKLAIRKIKPACSGLMAFKDFVNGCRVRPGDRFVEAEA from the coding sequence ATGAAGATCGTTTACCTTGGCAGTGGTGAATTCGGCATCCCGTGCCTCGATGCCCTGAAGGCATCGCGCCACGAGATTGCGCTCGTGGTCAGTCAGCCGGCGCAGCCGGCCGGTCGCGGACGCAGGTGTTGCCCCACGCCCGTAAGCCACTGGGCCGAGAGCCGTGCCGAACCCTTTATCGAGACCGCCAACGCCAACGCGCCCGATATCGTCGAACGCATCGCCGATACCCGGCCCGACGCCCTTGTCGCCATCGCGTTCGGCCAGAAGATCGGCCCCGAATTGCTGGCGCTTCCACCCAAAGGGGCCGTCAACGTCCACGCCTCACTGCTGCCGAAGTATCGCGGCGCCGCGCCAATCAACTGGGCAATCATCCGGGGCGAAAAGGAAACGGGACTGAGTATCATCACGCTGGCCGACCGCATGGACGCCGGCGACATTCTCGCCCAGCTTGCGACGGACATCGGCGTCCACGAGACGGCGGGCGAGCTGCACGACCGGCTGGCTCGGATGGCGCCGCCGCTGTTGATCGAGACGCTCGACCAGATCGAAGCGGGCGCCGCGACATACGCGAAGCAGGACGAATTCCATGCGTCCAAAGCGCCGAAGCTGAAGAAGGCCGACGGCCGGATGGACTTCAGCCAGCCGGCCTACATTCTGGCCGACAAGATCCGTGGCTTCTGGCCGTGGCCCGGCGCCTATTCGCATTATGTCAACGCCAGGACGGACAAGACCCTGCGCGTGACCTTTGCCCTGGCCGACGTCCTCTGGGGCGCCGCGTCGCCTTCCTCCGTTCCCGGGACCTTTGACGAGGACCTGAACGTGATCTGCGGAGACGGCAAGCTGGCCATCCGCAAGATCAAGCCCGCCTGCTCGGGACTGATGGCGTTCAAGGACTTCGTCAACGGCTGTCGCGTCCGCCCGGGCGACCGGTTTGTCGAGGCCGAAGCCTGA
- the cysK gene encoding cysteine synthase A — MLTDNILDLIGNTPVLRLRGESVFAKAEFLNPGGSIKDRVALAMLKAARRGGKLHADSIITEPTSGNTGIGLALVGRLMGYRVRIVMPEGMSEERKKLIRGLGADLVLIPDEDGIGGAVRRVEEMAAEDRRVFVPQQFKNPANPRIHYEQTARELWRQMNGDIQCFVAGVGSGGTLQGVGTFLKEQNKSVRIVAVEPENRSALLGHEPGLHQIQGIGDGFIPEVLDVSLVDSVVEVSDEDAIDTTRRLGRDFGLLVGISSGANVWAARKLAQAISGNIATVLPDRAERYFSTALL, encoded by the coding sequence ATGCTTACAGACAACATATTGGACCTCATTGGAAACACTCCGGTCCTTCGGCTGCGAGGTGAATCGGTTTTCGCGAAGGCCGAGTTCCTCAACCCCGGCGGCAGCATCAAGGATCGTGTGGCGTTGGCGATGCTGAAGGCCGCGCGACGCGGCGGCAAGCTGCATGCGGACTCGATCATCACGGAGCCGACCAGCGGCAACACGGGCATCGGTCTGGCGCTGGTGGGTCGGCTGATGGGCTACCGCGTGCGCATCGTCATGCCTGAGGGGATGAGCGAAGAGCGCAAGAAGCTGATCCGGGGTCTTGGGGCCGACCTGGTGCTGATTCCGGACGAGGACGGCATCGGCGGCGCGGTGCGCCGCGTGGAAGAGATGGCGGCCGAGGACCGCAGGGTCTTCGTGCCACAGCAGTTCAAGAATCCCGCCAACCCACGCATCCACTACGAACAGACCGCCCGTGAGCTGTGGAGGCAAATGAACGGCGATATTCAATGCTTCGTCGCCGGCGTCGGCAGCGGGGGGACCCTCCAGGGCGTCGGCACGTTCCTGAAGGAGCAGAACAAGAGCGTGAGGATCGTCGCCGTCGAGCCGGAGAACCGCTCGGCCCTGCTCGGCCATGAGCCGGGCCTGCACCAGATCCAGGGCATCGGCGATGGCTTCATACCCGAGGTGCTCGACGTCTCCCTGGTCGATAGTGTGGTGGAGGTCTCGGACGAGGACGCGATCGACACGACCCGCCGGCTCGGTCGCGATTTCGGGCTGCTCGTCGGCATCAGTTCCGGGGCAAACGTCTGGGCCGCCCGGAAACTCGCCCAGGCCATTTCGGGGAACATCGCCACGGTTCTTCCGGACCGTGCGGAACGCTACTTCAGCACGGCTTTGCTGTAA
- a CDS encoding GDP-mannose 4,6-dehydratase: MKALITGGAGFIGSHLAERLLSDGGEVVILDNLSTGRLENIQGLRGDARFQFVRGDIRDTSLVQLLAAECDTIFHLAAAVGVQLIADDPVRTIETNIGGTETVLAIANKFGRRILIASTSEVYGKSESIPFREEDDIVLGSTSLSRWSYACSKAVDEFLGQAYYQQYGLDVVIARFFNTIGPRQTGRYGMVVPRFVQWALTDEPICIYGTGAQSRCFCYVQDVVDAIVGLMQCDRAVGQIFNVGSSEEVSIKQLADRVTELTGSRSVQEFVPYEVAYGRPIEDMMRRVPCTERIRNTIGWTPKTNLEQTLRFIIAEHRRHAGTE; the protein is encoded by the coding sequence ATGAAGGCTTTGATTACGGGCGGCGCGGGCTTCATCGGCTCGCACCTGGCCGAGCGCCTGCTGAGCGACGGGGGAGAAGTGGTGATCCTCGACAACCTCAGTACGGGTCGGCTCGAGAACATTCAGGGGTTGCGCGGGGACGCGAGGTTCCAGTTCGTTCGCGGGGACATCCGCGACACGTCGCTGGTTCAGTTGCTCGCGGCCGAATGCGATACGATCTTCCATCTGGCGGCTGCCGTCGGCGTCCAACTGATCGCCGACGATCCCGTGCGTACGATCGAGACAAATATCGGCGGGACGGAGACGGTCCTGGCGATCGCCAACAAATTCGGCCGACGGATCCTGATCGCCTCGACCAGCGAGGTCTACGGCAAGAGCGAGAGCATCCCATTCCGCGAGGAGGACGACATCGTACTGGGAAGCACGAGCCTTTCGCGGTGGTCGTATGCGTGCAGCAAGGCGGTCGATGAGTTCCTGGGCCAAGCGTACTATCAGCAGTACGGCCTCGACGTGGTCATCGCCCGCTTTTTCAATACGATCGGCCCGAGGCAAACCGGGCGGTATGGAATGGTGGTGCCTCGATTCGTGCAGTGGGCGCTCACGGATGAGCCGATCTGTATCTATGGGACAGGCGCGCAGAGCCGCTGTTTCTGCTACGTGCAAGACGTCGTCGACGCAATCGTCGGCCTGATGCAGTGCGACAGGGCGGTAGGGCAGATTTTCAACGTGGGCTCGTCGGAAGAGGTGAGCATCAAGCAACTGGCCGACAGGGTGACCGAACTGACGGGCAGCCGCAGCGTCCAGGAGTTCGTGCCCTATGAAGTCGCCTACGGGCGGCCCATCGAGGACATGATGCGGCGCGTTCCTTGCACGGAACGGATCCGCAACACGATCGGCTGGACACCGAAAACGAACCTGGAGCAAACCCTGCGGTTCATTATCGCCGAGCACCGCCGTCATGCGGGCACCGAATAG
- a CDS encoding ankyrin repeat domain-containing protein, whose amino-acid sequence MKRLTRLTAVLLLCVALNSHVLAQDAETPTRTIYQAASLGDIEQVKLHIARGTDLNQPDSNQNTALGLAVVGMRLEVVKLLVDAGANVAAPSREGPPVIMAVVQGSAEIAEFLVARGANVEATNATGSTPLIVAAESGYLDIVELLVAKGANVNAKDRRGQTPLSIAIARRQTDVAQFLRQHGAEEPVSDFDGSPYGSRGMAAPPGAGSSVEPDSAMAHPSQATALQLLGDPSEIRARIAAFPELGDAIAALDTASAGEQRNWRQRRTDNRNMLIRSVEKQFEDEMALLKRIGQTEKAAKTIAEIDALVVKRKARCELIYQELREERRLAVLAEREATARARSSARTRGRAGTMEPTAGGGANDPYAGTPARPAPRARGAEETDEPAVEPEMDSHAQAWLSSDPLDKRNLLNTVHEVDLREFDALRQTAVAEEAKKTAAAIEGLMLARQDRVTSIMAKMAEEDERLERLEERAGTMMAPGATRGRGARGATSPQEDPAAQRGGRRYR is encoded by the coding sequence GTGAAACGCCTGACAAGGTTAACCGCTGTCCTTCTGCTCTGTGTGGCGCTCAATTCTCACGTGTTGGCGCAGGACGCAGAGACTCCGACGCGGACGATCTACCAAGCCGCGTCGCTGGGGGATATCGAACAGGTCAAACTGCATATTGCCAGGGGCACCGACTTGAACCAGCCCGACTCCAATCAGAACACGGCTCTGGGCTTGGCGGTTGTCGGGATGCGGCTTGAGGTGGTCAAACTGCTGGTCGACGCGGGCGCCAACGTCGCGGCGCCCAGCCGTGAAGGCCCGCCCGTTATTATGGCCGTCGTCCAAGGCAGTGCCGAGATCGCCGAGTTTCTCGTCGCCCGCGGCGCGAACGTTGAGGCGACGAATGCGACAGGTTCGACTCCGCTGATCGTGGCAGCCGAGAGTGGATATCTCGATATCGTCGAGTTGCTCGTGGCCAAAGGGGCGAATGTCAACGCCAAGGACAGGCGAGGTCAGACGCCGCTGAGCATCGCCATAGCCCGCCGACAGACCGACGTGGCGCAGTTCCTGCGGCAGCACGGAGCAGAAGAGCCCGTAAGTGATTTCGATGGAAGCCCTTATGGCAGCAGGGGCATGGCGGCCCCGCCCGGCGCAGGCTCGTCCGTCGAGCCCGACAGCGCGATGGCCCATCCAAGCCAGGCCACGGCCCTTCAACTGCTCGGCGATCCGAGCGAGATCCGTGCGCGAATCGCAGCGTTTCCTGAACTCGGCGATGCGATCGCCGCTCTTGATACGGCCAGCGCCGGCGAGCAACGGAACTGGCGCCAGCGCCGTACGGACAACAGAAACATGCTGATTCGGTCCGTCGAGAAGCAATTCGAGGACGAAATGGCGCTTCTCAAGCGAATCGGCCAGACGGAGAAGGCGGCCAAGACGATTGCCGAAATCGACGCCCTGGTGGTCAAGAGAAAGGCCCGCTGCGAGCTCATCTATCAGGAACTCCGCGAGGAGCGGCGCTTGGCCGTACTGGCAGAGAGGGAGGCAACGGCCCGCGCGCGGTCGTCCGCAAGGACGCGGGGGCGGGCTGGGACGATGGAGCCGACGGCCGGCGGTGGGGCAAATGACCCGTATGCAGGCACCCCTGCACGACCGGCGCCTCGCGCCCGGGGTGCCGAAGAGACCGATGAGCCGGCGGTCGAGCCGGAGATGGATAGCCACGCCCAGGCCTGGCTCAGCAGTGATCCGCTGGACAAGCGCAACCTGCTCAATACCGTCCACGAAGTCGATCTGCGCGAGTTTGACGCGCTGCGACAGACGGCCGTCGCCGAGGAGGCGAAGAAGACCGCCGCCGCAATCGAGGGGCTCATGCTTGCCCGCCAGGATCGCGTCACGTCCATCATGGCGAAAATGGCTGAGGAGGACGAGCGTCTGGAACGACTGGAAGAGCGCGCCGGGACGATGATGGCGCCGGGCGCGACGAGGGGTCGCGGCGCCCGCGGCGCGACCTCGCCGCAGGAGGACCCGGCCGCCCAACGCGGCGGACGCCGCTATCGGTAG